The Candidatus Krumholzibacteriota bacterium genome contains a region encoding:
- the infC gene encoding translation initiation factor IF-3, translating into MIRIPEVRVIADDGEQLGVMSTDEAKRIAEERGLDLVEIAPNVRPPVCKIMDFGKHKYEESKKVRESKKKQHVTHLKEIKLRPKIEKHDFEFKLRNAQRFLEQKDKVKFTVVFRGREMEHVEKGYELLEKIIQEFSDLAIIEKPAVRTGRIISMIMGPVSEKNARKGGGDEDAKN; encoded by the coding sequence ATGATCAGAATCCCCGAAGTAAGGGTCATCGCTGATGATGGTGAACAGCTCGGTGTGATGTCTACGGACGAAGCGAAAAGGATCGCTGAAGAGAGAGGGCTTGATCTTGTGGAGATAGCCCCTAACGTCAGGCCACCGGTCTGCAAGATCATGGATTTCGGAAAACATAAATATGAAGAGAGCAAAAAGGTCCGCGAATCGAAGAAGAAACAGCATGTGACTCATCTGAAGGAGATAAAACTCCGTCCCAAGATCGAGAAACATGATTTTGAGTTCAAGCTTAGAAACGCTCAGAGATTTCTCGAACAGAAAGACAAGGTGAAGTTCACTGTCGTTTTCAGAGGCCGGGAAATGGAACATGTTGAGAAGGGGTATGAACTTCTCGAAAAGATAATCCAGGAATTCTCCGATTTGGCTATTATCGAAAAACCTGCCGTCAGAACCGGCAGAATAATTTCGATGATAATGGGACCGGTCTCAGAGAAAAATGCGAGAAAAGGGGGTGGAGACGAGGATGCCAAAAATTAA